TGCCACGCCCTCAGTGCCCGGCGCGATGCGTCGTTCCTGGCCCTTAACTGCGCCGCGCTGCCCGAGAGCCTGGCCGAAAGCGAACTGTTCGGCTACGCCGCCGGCGCCTTCACCGGCGCCCAGCGCGGCGGCAAACCAGGCCTGTTGGAGCTGGGCGATGGCGGTACGGTGTTCCTCGATGAAGTGGGGGAGATGTCGCCTTACCTGCAGGCCAAGCTGTTGCGTTTTCTCAATGACGGCAGCTTCCGGCGGGTCGGTGGTGGCGGTGAGGTGCGGGTGAATGTACGGGTGGTCTGTGCGACCCACCGCAACCTTGAAAGCATGGTGGTCGAAGGCAGCTTTCGCGAAGACCTCTACTACCGCCTCAACGTGCTCAATCTGAAGGTGCCGCCCTTGCGCGAGCGCGGCAAGGACATCCTGCTGCTGGCCGAGTACTTCCTGCGCCAGGCCTGCGCGCAGATACAGCGCTCGCCCTGCCGGCTGGCGCTGGCTACCCATCCGCTGCTGCTGGGCAACCGCTGGGCGGGCAACGTTCGCCAGTTGCAGAACGTGATTTTCCGCGCCGCCGCCATCAGCGAAGGGGAGGTGATCGACTGCGATGACCTGGAGCTGGCCGGCACCGCCTTGAGCAGCCAGCAGCCTGACGCCCAGGAGGTCACCAGCCTGGAAGCCGCCATGCAGGGGTTCGAAAAGACCCTGCTGGAGAAGCTGTATGCGACTTACCCCTCGACCCGGCAATTGGCCGCGCGCCTGCAGACCTCGCACACGGCTATCGGCCAGCGCTTGCGCAAATACGGCATCGCCACCCGGCCCTCGTAGTCAGCCTGGTGCCAATACGTTCCACTGGAGTGAATGCACTCCAGTGGAAGGTGATCCCCGCATTCATTGGTGCGCCGCTTCAGGCGTATCTACCCGCGTGATGCGGTGGAGCTGTTTCGTTCCGCCAACACAGAGTGAACATGGCGCTTTAAATGGTTCAAGTCATTGAAATATAAGGGTTTGTTTAAGTTGGCATTACCCTTGCTCTGGTAGTTCTCAGTCCTGTACCGGGACCCACCTGATAACAAGAGAGGAAGACCCATGAGCACGCTGCGTTTTACCCCTGAGCACGAATGGCTGCGTCTGGAAGCGACTGGCGAGGTGACCGTCGGCATTACCACTTATGCCCAGGAGGCACTGGGTGATGTGGTGTTCGTGCAGTTGCCGGATCCGGGCGAGTACGGCGAGGGCAATGAAGTCGCAGTGCTGGAATCGGTGAAGGCCGCCAGCAACATCAGCATGCCCCTGAACGGTACTGTGGTAGCGGTCAATCAGGCCCTGGCCGACGACCCGGAACTGGTCAACGCCTCGCCCATGCAGGACGGCTGGTTCTTCCGCATCCAGGTGGCCAACCTCGCCGACCTCGACACCTTGATGGACCAGGACGGCTACGACCGCTTCCTGGCCGACAACGCCTGAGCCAGGGTATCGACATGAACAACGCACCTGTCCCATTGACCACGGATAACGAGTTCATCGCCCGTCACATCGGCCCGCGCGAGCATGACATCGAGGCGATGCTGGCGCTGACCGGCCATGACACCCTGGACGCCCTGATCGACAGCGTCATCCCAGGCAGCATCAAAGGCACCAGCGTGCTGGCGCTGAGCAAAGGGCAGGGCGAAGCCGAGGCCCTGGCTGCGCTCAAGGCCATTGCCGCGAAGAACCAGCTGTTTCGCAACCACATCGGCCAAGGCTACTACCCGTGCCACACGCCTACGCCGATCCTGCGCAATCTGCTTGAAAACCCGGCCTGGTACACCGCCTATACGCCGTACCAGCCAGAGATTTCCCAAGGCCGCCTGGAAGCGCTGCTCAATTTCCAGACCCTGATCAGCGACCTCACCGGCATGCAGATCGCCAATGCCTCCTTGCTCGATGAGGCCACCGCCGCCGCCGAAGCCATGACCTTCTGCAAGCGCCTGGCAAAGAGCAAGGCACCGGCTTTTTTCGCCTCCCGCCATTGCCACCCGCAAACCCTCGACGTGCTGCGCACCCGGGCCCAGCCGCTGGGCATCGAGGTGGTCATCGGTGATGAAGCCGAGCTGCAAGCGCAGAGCCTTGAGCAGTACTTCGGCCTGCTGCTGCAGTACCCCGCCAGTACTGGCGCCATCGTCGATCATCGCGCCCTGGTGCAGCGCGCCCATGCCGTCGGCGCGTTGGTGGCGGTGTCCGCCGACCTGCTGGCGCTGACCTTGCTGACCCCGCCGGGCGAATTCGATGCCGACGTGGTACTGGGCAGTGCCCAGCGCTTCGGCGTGCCGCTGGGCTTTGGTGGCCCACACGCGGCGTACTTTGCAACGCGCGATGCGTTCAAGCGCGACATGCCCGGCCGCCTGGTCGGTGTCTCCATCGACCGCTTCGGCAAGCCGGCGCTGCGCCTGGCCATGCAGACCCGCGAGCAACACATTCGCCGCGAGAAGGCGACCAGCAACATCTGCACCGCGCAGGTGCTGCTGGCCAATATCGCCAGCATGTATGCGGTCTACCATGGCCCCGAGGGCCTGGCGCAGATCGCCCGGCGCGTACACCGCCTGACCGCGATTCTGGTGCAAGGGCTGTTGCAGCTCGGGCACACAGTGGAGCAGACGCACTTCTTCGACACCGTCAGCGTGCTCACCGCACGGTCTGTAGCCGATGTGCTGGCCGCCGCCCGCGCCGCACAGCTGAACCTGCGCCTGCTTGACCACGCGCGGGCCGGCCTGTCGCTGGATGAAACCTGCGAACAGGCCAGCGTCGAGGCCTTGTGGCAGGTCTTCGCTGCCCCCGGCCAGGCGCTTCCTGACTTCGGTGCCCTGGCTGCTGAGGCTGCTGATTGCCTGCCTGCGCAACTGCTGCGTGAAACAGCGTTCCTTCAGCACCCGGTGTTCAACCGCTACCATTCAGAAACCGAGCTGATGCGCTACCTGCGGTGCCTGGCCGACAAGGACCTGGCCCTGGACCGCACCATGATCGCGCTGGGTTCGTGCACCATGAAACTCAACGCCGCCAGTGAGATGATCCCCATCACCTGGCCGGAGTTCGGCGCCCTGCACCCGTTTGCCCCGGCCGAACAGTCGCTCGGTTACCGGCAATTGACGGATGAGTTGCAGGCCATGCTCTGCGAGGCCACCGGCTACGACGCGATGTCGCTGCAGCCCAATGCCGGTTCACAGGGTGAATACGCAGGCCTCTTGGCCATCCGCGCCTACCACGCCAGCCGCGGCGAAGCGGGCCGCGATGTCTGCCTGATTCCGTCGTCGGCCCACGGCACCAACCCGGCCACGGCGCAGATGGCCGGTATGCGTGTGGTGGTGGTCAACTGCGACGAGCGCGGCAACGTCGATGTGGCCGACCTGCAGGCCAAGGCCGAGCAGCACCGGGACCAGCTGGCCGCGCTGATGATCACCTACCCCTCGACCCATGGGGTGTTCGAAGAGGGCATCACCCGCATCTGCGACATCATCCATGAGCACGGTGGCCAGGTGTACCTGGACGGCGCCAACATGAACGCCATGGTCGGCCTTTGCGCCCCAGGCAAGTTCGGCGGCGACGTGTCGCACCTGAACCTGCACAAGACCTTCTGCATTCCCCACGGCGGGGGTGGCCCAGGTGTCGGCCCCATTGGGGTCAAGGCGCACCTGGCGCCGTTCTTGCCGGGCCATGCGCATATGGCGCACAAAGAGGGCGCCGTCTGCGCGGCGCCTTATGGCAGTGCGAGCATTCTGCCGATCACCTGGATGTACATCCGCATGATGGGCGGGGAAGGGCTCAAGCGGGCATCGCAGCTGGCGATTCTAAGTGCCAACTACATCGCCCGCCGCCTGGAGGACCACTACCCGGTGCTGTACACCGGCGAGAATGGCCTGGTCGCCCACGAGTGCATCCTCGACCTGCGCCCGCTCAAGGACAGCAGCGGCATCAGCGTCGAGGACGTGGCCAAGCGCCTGATCGATTTTGGCTTCCATGCCCCGACCATGTCCTTCCCGGTGGCGGGCACGCTGATGGTCGAGCCGACCGAGAGCGAGTCCAGAGAAGAGCTCGACCGCTTCTGCGATGCCATGATCTGCATCCGTGAGGAAATCCGGGCCGTGGAAAACGGCACCCTCGACAAGCTCGACAACCCGCTGAAAAACGCACCGCATACCGCCAGCGAACTGGTGGGCGAATGGCCCCATCGCTATGGCCGGGAGCTGGCGGTGTACCCGCTGCAAGCGCTGCGCGAGAACAAGTACTGGCCGCCGGTGGGGCGCGTGGACAACGTCTACGGTGACCGCAACCTGGCCTGTGCCTGCCCGCCCATGTCGATCTACCAGGACGCCTGATCGCACAGGCCCGGACCTGCTCCGGGCCTTGCCTGCCCGCAAACAACAAGAAGGAAGCACCCACATGTTCCATAAAAGCCTGACCCTGTCCGATTTCGACCCTGCGCTGCATGAGGCCATCAGCCGCGAAGTGCAACGCCAGGAAGACCATATCGAGTTGATAGCCTCGGAAAACTACACCAGCCCGCAAGTGATGCAGGCCCAGGGCACCGAGCTGACCAACAAGTACGCCGAAGGCTACCCAGGCAAGCGCTACTACGGGGGTTGCGAACACGTCGATGTGGTCGAACAGCTGGCCATCGAGCGCGCCAAACAGCTGTTTGGTGCCGACTACGCCAACGTCCAGCCGCACTCGGGCTCCTCGGCCAACAGCGCGGTCTACCTGGCCCTGCTGCAGGCCGGTGACACCATTCTGGGCATGAGCCTGGCCCACGGCGGCCACCTGACCCACGGTGCCAAAGTGTCGTCCTCGGGCAAGCTGTACAACGCGGTTCAATACGGCATCGACACCAAAACCGGCCTGATCGACTACGACGAAGTCGAGCGCCTGGCGGTCGAGCACAAACCGAAAATGATCGTTGCCGGCTTCTCGGCCTACTCCAAGACCCTCGACTTTCCACGCTTCCGCGCCATCGCCGACAAGGTCGGTGCGCTGCTGTTCGTCGACATGGCCCACGTTGCCGGCCTGGTTGCCGCTGGCCTGTACCCGAACCCGATCCCGTTCGCCGATGTGGTCACCACCACCACCCACAAGACCCTGCGTGGTCCGCGTGGCGGCCTGATCCTGGCCAAGTCCAACCCAGAGATCGAGAAAAAGCTCAATGCTGCCGTATTCCCCGGCGCCCAGGGCGGCCCGCTGATGCACGTCATCGCCGCCAAGGCCGTGTGCTTCAAAGAAGCACTGCAACCTGAGTTCAGGACCTACCAGCAGCAAGTGATCGAAAACGCCCAGGCCATGGCCCAGGTGTTCATTGACCGTGGTTACGACGTGGTTTCCGGTGGCACCGACAACCACCTGTTCCTGGTCAGCCTGATTCGTCAGGGCCTCACCGGTAAAGACGCCGACGCCGCCCTGGGCCGTGCGCACATCACCGTCAACAAGAACGCCGTGCCCAACGACCCGCAGTCGCCATTTGTGACGTCGGGCCTGCGCATCGGCACCCCGGCCGTCACCACCCGTGGCTTCAAGGTGGCCGAATGCGTGGCCCTGGCGGGGTGGGTCTGCGACATCCTCGACCACCTTGGCGATGCCGATGTCGAGGCCCAGGTGGCCGCGTCGGTGGCCAGGCTGTGTGCGGAATATCCGGTCTATCGCGCCTGAATCGGCTACGGGGAATCGTTCATGTCTACAGAACAACTGAAACACACGCCTTTGCACGACCTGCACCTGAAGCTCGGCGCGCGGATGGTGCCCTTTGCCGGGTACGCCATGCCGGTTCAGTACCCGCTGGGGGTGCTCAAGGAACACCTGCACACCCGTGAGCAGGCCGGGCTGTTCGACGTTTCGCACATGGGGCAAATTCGCCTGCGCGGCGCTGGTGCTGCCAAGGCACTGGAAGCGCTGGTGCCGGTCGACATCCTCGACCTGCCGGTGGGCATGCAGCGTTATGCGCTGTTCACCGATGCCGACGGCGGCATCCTCGACGACCTGATGGTCGCCAACCTGGGCGATGACGAGCTGTTTCTGGTAGTCAACGCTGGCTGCAAGGACCAGGACCTGACGCACCTCAAGCAGCATCTGGAGGGGCAGTGTGAGGTCGAATCGCTGTTCGACAGCCGCGCCTTGCTGGCCCTGCAGGGGCCGGCGGCGGCCAAGGTGCTGGGGCGCCTGGCGTCGCAGGTCGGCGCCATGACCTTCATGCAGTTCGCCAGTGTGAAGCTGCTGGGCGTCGACTGTTACGTCAGCCGTTCGGGCTATACCGGCGAGGACGGTTTCGAGATCTCGGTACCGGCCGAGGCTGCGGCAATGCTCGCCCGTGTGCTGCTGGCCGAGCCCGAGGTCGAGGCCATCGGCCTGGGTGCCCGCGACTCACTGCGCCTGGAGGCCGGGTTGTGCCTGTACGGGCATGACATGGACGTGGGCAGCACGCCGATCGAGGCCAGCCTGACCTGGGCTATTTCCAAGGCCCGGCGTGCCGAAGGTGTACGTGCCGGCGCTTTCCCCGGTGCCGAGCGCATCTTTGCCCAGCTGCGCGAGGGCGCGGCCAGCAAGCGCGTGGGTTTGATGCCCAGCGAGCGTGTGCCGGTGCGTGAAGGGGCACTGATCGTCGATGCTGACGAACAGGAAATTGGCCGTGTCACCAGCGGCGGTTTCGGCCCCAGCCTGGGCGGGCCGTTGGCGATGGGGTACGTGCACAGCGCGCATGCGGCGCTGGACACCGAAGTCTTCGCCCTGGTGCGTGGCAAGCGGGTGCCGATGCGGGTGGTGCGCACACCGTTCGTGGCGCAACGTTACTACCGTGGCTGAAGCCCTGACTGCCGGAGCATGAACATGAACCAGACCCTGCCTGCCGCCACGCGCCCGCAGCCCCTGCAAGCCGGCGTGAAACTGCGCGGCGCCGACAAGGTGGCGCGCATCCCGGTGAAGATCCTGCCCACCGAGGAGGTGCCGCGCAAACCTGACTGGATCCGTGTGCAAATTGCCTCTTCACCCGAGGTCGCGCGGGTCAAGGCGCTACTGCGCAAACACAAGCTGCACAGCGTCTGCGAAGAGGCTTCGTGCCCGAACCTGGGCGAGTGCTTTTCTGGCGGCACGGCGACGTTCATGATCATGGGCGACATCTGCACTCGGCGTTGCCCGTTCTGCGACGTCGGCCATGGCCGGCCGAAACCGCTGGATGCCGATGAGCCGAAAAACCTGGCAATTGCCATCGCCGACCTGCGCCTTAAGTACGTGGTGATCACGTCAGTGGACCGTGACGACCTACGCGACGGGGGTGCCCAGCACTTCGTCGACTGCCTGCGCGAAATCCGCAAGCTGTCGCCGGGCGTGAAGCTGGAAACCCTGGTGCCGGATTACCGGGGGCGCATGGACGTGGCCCTGGCCATCACCGAGCAGGAACCGCCGGATGTGTTCAACCATAACCTTGAAACCGTGCCGCGCCTGTACAAGGCGGCACGGCCGGGTTCGGATTTTGAGTGGTCGCTGGACCTGCTGGAGCATTTCAAACGCCGCGTGCCCGGGGTGCCGACCAAGTCCGGGCTGATGCTGGGCCTGGGCGAGACCGACGAGGAAGTGATCGAGGTGATGCAGCGCATGCGCGAGCATCAGGTCGACATGCTGACCCTGGGGCAGTACCTGCAACCGTCGCGCAGCCACCTGCCGGTGCAGCGTTTCGTGCACCCGGACACCTTCGCCTGGTTTGCCGAACGGGCTTTGGCGATGGGCTTCAAGAACGTGGCGTCCGGGCCGCTGGTGCGCTCGTCCTACCATGCCGACCAGCAGGCACTGCAGGCGGCCCGTTAAGAGCAGGGGCCGCAGAGCGGCCCCACAGCCATTAAAATAAGCGCCCCTTAGGCCCCAATTGCATCGTTTTTCATGGGCGCATGCGCGCTCTATAGTCCTCGCAGACCAGTCGAAACACCGTCGTGTTTCATCGATGCGAGACCATTACATGAATAACCAAGCAAAGGTCGCTAACGGCGCGCAGCCGGGTATCGGAACGCGGGTGGTGTGGGAGGGGGAACAGGTCGAGCACCCCTTCAACGCCACCCAAACCCCGATCATCGCCAGTGCCGCCTATGGCTACCAGGATATCGACGCCTGGTACGACATTGCGCTGGGCAAGCAACCGGGCTTCATCTACAGCCGCATGAGCAACCCGACGGTTGCCGTGCTTGAGGACAAGCTCTGCGCACTTGAACACGCCGAATCGGCCGTGGCCTTCAGTACCGGAATGGCGGCCATTAGCGGTGTGTTGCATACCTTCTTGTGCAATGGCAAGCGCGTGGTCTCGACCCGCGACAGCTACGGCGGCACCAACAAGATATTCGAAGAGTTTTTGCCCCGTCAGGGCGTCGAGGTGACGCTGTGCGACACCCTCGATACCGAGGCCATCGAGCGTGAAATCGCTCGGGGTTGCGATGTGGTCTACCTGGAGACGCCGAGCAACCCGACACTGAAAATTCTCGACATCCGCCGCCTGGTGGCCGCGGCCAAGCGCGTGGGGGCATTGGTCGTTGCCGATAATACGTTTGCCACACCCCTCAACCAGAACCCGCTGCTGCTCGGTGTCGATGTGGTGGTGCACAGTGCGACCAAGTTCCTTTCTGGCCATGGAGATGTGCTCGGCGGGGTTGTCTGCGGTAGCGAAACCTTGATGGCGCAGGTGCGTCATTACCGTGAAATCAACGGTGCCTCGCTGGACCCGTTTTCCGCGTACCTGATCATTCGCGGCATCAAGACCCTGGCGCTGCGCCTGCGCCAGCAGCAGGCCAGCGCCCAGGCCCTGGCTGAATACCTGTGCAGCGAGCCGCTGGTCGAGTCGGTCAACTACCCCGGTTTGCCGCAACACCCCGGCCACGCGATTGCCAGTGCACAGATGCGCGGCTTTGGCGCGATCGTCAGCTTCGTGCTGGTGGGCGGCATGGACACTGTCGTCAAACTGCTGCCCAAGCTGCGCTATGCCCACCGCGCCGGCAACCTCGGTGCGGTGGAAACCATCTACGGGCCGGCACGGACAACCAGCCACGTGGAAAACACCCTGGAAGAACGCCAGGCACTGGGCATTTCCGAAGGCCTGGTGCGGGTTTCGGTCGGCATCGAAGATACCGCCGACCTGCTGGCAGACCTGCGCCAGGCGTTCGCCACAGTGCACGCCCAACGGGTGCAGGGGCAGGCCAGCGGTACCTGTGGCCGGCACGTCGAAGTGTCCACCTGAGGCACTGCGCACGCCCTTCAAGATTCATGAAAGCCATAACAATAACAGCCGCTGGCACATCGACGGGGCAGGCCTCAGGGCCTGTTGCCGGTTGATTGCCAGACACTTCATGAGAACCCAATTATGTCCACCGAACACTCAAACGCGGCGTCGGGCCAACCGGCCGGTTACAAGAAAGAGATGCACACGCGCCATATCGTCATGCTGGCGCTGGGCGGTGTGATCGGCACTGGCCTGTTTCTCACCTCGGGTTACACGGTCAACCAGGCCGGGCCCC
The sequence above is drawn from the Pseudomonas putida genome and encodes:
- a CDS encoding sigma-54-dependent transcriptional regulator — its product is MRIHVTFIDRVGITQEILALLGARNLNLDAVEMIPPNVYIDAPALSQAVLDELHDALLRVVGVRAVELVDFLPGHRRRLQLEALLAAMSDPVLAVDPGGHVLLANPTLVSLIGREPAGEPLSRLFAEADLAQTLIDKGFRLPMCEVGFQGQALLLEATPISGGADGLVGGLLTLYPPSRIGERLASLLHDHTEGLEGLLGDSIALKELKVRLHKVAGLEAPLLIQGETGTGKELVARACHALSARRDASFLALNCAALPESLAESELFGYAAGAFTGAQRGGKPGLLELGDGGTVFLDEVGEMSPYLQAKLLRFLNDGSFRRVGGGGEVRVNVRVVCATHRNLESMVVEGSFREDLYYRLNVLNLKVPPLRERGKDILLLAEYFLRQACAQIQRSPCRLALATHPLLLGNRWAGNVRQLQNVIFRAAAISEGEVIDCDDLELAGTALSSQQPDAQEVTSLEAAMQGFEKTLLEKLYATYPSTRQLAARLQTSHTAIGQRLRKYGIATRPS
- a CDS encoding cystathionine gamma-synthase family protein, translated to MNNQAKVANGAQPGIGTRVVWEGEQVEHPFNATQTPIIASAAYGYQDIDAWYDIALGKQPGFIYSRMSNPTVAVLEDKLCALEHAESAVAFSTGMAAISGVLHTFLCNGKRVVSTRDSYGGTNKIFEEFLPRQGVEVTLCDTLDTEAIEREIARGCDVVYLETPSNPTLKILDIRRLVAAAKRVGALVVADNTFATPLNQNPLLLGVDVVVHSATKFLSGHGDVLGGVVCGSETLMAQVRHYREINGASLDPFSAYLIIRGIKTLALRLRQQQASAQALAEYLCSEPLVESVNYPGLPQHPGHAIASAQMRGFGAIVSFVLVGGMDTVVKLLPKLRYAHRAGNLGAVETIYGPARTTSHVENTLEERQALGISEGLVRVSVGIEDTADLLADLRQAFATVHAQRVQGQASGTCGRHVEVST
- the gcvH gene encoding glycine cleavage system protein GcvH, encoding MSTLRFTPEHEWLRLEATGEVTVGITTYAQEALGDVVFVQLPDPGEYGEGNEVAVLESVKAASNISMPLNGTVVAVNQALADDPELVNASPMQDGWFFRIQVANLADLDTLMDQDGYDRFLADNA
- the glyA gene encoding serine hydroxymethyltransferase; amino-acid sequence: MFHKSLTLSDFDPALHEAISREVQRQEDHIELIASENYTSPQVMQAQGTELTNKYAEGYPGKRYYGGCEHVDVVEQLAIERAKQLFGADYANVQPHSGSSANSAVYLALLQAGDTILGMSLAHGGHLTHGAKVSSSGKLYNAVQYGIDTKTGLIDYDEVERLAVEHKPKMIVAGFSAYSKTLDFPRFRAIADKVGALLFVDMAHVAGLVAAGLYPNPIPFADVVTTTTHKTLRGPRGGLILAKSNPEIEKKLNAAVFPGAQGGPLMHVIAAKAVCFKEALQPEFRTYQQQVIENAQAMAQVFIDRGYDVVSGGTDNHLFLVSLIRQGLTGKDADAALGRAHITVNKNAVPNDPQSPFVTSGLRIGTPAVTTRGFKVAECVALAGWVCDILDHLGDADVEAQVAASVARLCAEYPVYRA
- the lipA gene encoding lipoyl synthase, which encodes MNQTLPAATRPQPLQAGVKLRGADKVARIPVKILPTEEVPRKPDWIRVQIASSPEVARVKALLRKHKLHSVCEEASCPNLGECFSGGTATFMIMGDICTRRCPFCDVGHGRPKPLDADEPKNLAIAIADLRLKYVVITSVDRDDLRDGGAQHFVDCLREIRKLSPGVKLETLVPDYRGRMDVALAITEQEPPDVFNHNLETVPRLYKAARPGSDFEWSLDLLEHFKRRVPGVPTKSGLMLGLGETDEEVIEVMQRMREHQVDMLTLGQYLQPSRSHLPVQRFVHPDTFAWFAERALAMGFKNVASGPLVRSSYHADQQALQAAR
- the gcvP gene encoding aminomethyl-transferring glycine dehydrogenase, with product MNNAPVPLTTDNEFIARHIGPREHDIEAMLALTGHDTLDALIDSVIPGSIKGTSVLALSKGQGEAEALAALKAIAAKNQLFRNHIGQGYYPCHTPTPILRNLLENPAWYTAYTPYQPEISQGRLEALLNFQTLISDLTGMQIANASLLDEATAAAEAMTFCKRLAKSKAPAFFASRHCHPQTLDVLRTRAQPLGIEVVIGDEAELQAQSLEQYFGLLLQYPASTGAIVDHRALVQRAHAVGALVAVSADLLALTLLTPPGEFDADVVLGSAQRFGVPLGFGGPHAAYFATRDAFKRDMPGRLVGVSIDRFGKPALRLAMQTREQHIRREKATSNICTAQVLLANIASMYAVYHGPEGLAQIARRVHRLTAILVQGLLQLGHTVEQTHFFDTVSVLTARSVADVLAAARAAQLNLRLLDHARAGLSLDETCEQASVEALWQVFAAPGQALPDFGALAAEAADCLPAQLLRETAFLQHPVFNRYHSETELMRYLRCLADKDLALDRTMIALGSCTMKLNAASEMIPITWPEFGALHPFAPAEQSLGYRQLTDELQAMLCEATGYDAMSLQPNAGSQGEYAGLLAIRAYHASRGEAGRDVCLIPSSAHGTNPATAQMAGMRVVVVNCDERGNVDVADLQAKAEQHRDQLAALMITYPSTHGVFEEGITRICDIIHEHGGQVYLDGANMNAMVGLCAPGKFGGDVSHLNLHKTFCIPHGGGGPGVGPIGVKAHLAPFLPGHAHMAHKEGAVCAAPYGSASILPITWMYIRMMGGEGLKRASQLAILSANYIARRLEDHYPVLYTGENGLVAHECILDLRPLKDSSGISVEDVAKRLIDFGFHAPTMSFPVAGTLMVEPTESESREELDRFCDAMICIREEIRAVENGTLDKLDNPLKNAPHTASELVGEWPHRYGRELAVYPLQALRENKYWPPVGRVDNVYGDRNLACACPPMSIYQDA
- the gcvT gene encoding glycine cleavage system aminomethyltransferase GcvT codes for the protein MSTEQLKHTPLHDLHLKLGARMVPFAGYAMPVQYPLGVLKEHLHTREQAGLFDVSHMGQIRLRGAGAAKALEALVPVDILDLPVGMQRYALFTDADGGILDDLMVANLGDDELFLVVNAGCKDQDLTHLKQHLEGQCEVESLFDSRALLALQGPAAAKVLGRLASQVGAMTFMQFASVKLLGVDCYVSRSGYTGEDGFEISVPAEAAAMLARVLLAEPEVEAIGLGARDSLRLEAGLCLYGHDMDVGSTPIEASLTWAISKARRAEGVRAGAFPGAERIFAQLREGAASKRVGLMPSERVPVREGALIVDADEQEIGRVTSGGFGPSLGGPLAMGYVHSAHAALDTEVFALVRGKRVPMRVVRTPFVAQRYYRG